The Canis aureus isolate CA01 chromosome 9, VMU_Caureus_v.1.0, whole genome shotgun sequence genome has a segment encoding these proteins:
- the LOC144319956 gene encoding uncharacterized protein LOC144319956, translating into MAPERYHSNVLEPLTPPRTPSARLRKGRPAPRSLTGTVVREAAGGAAVSAPAPSRFRGGWRASAVGCERRGRLRAAGRPSSGDAPVADGRDVAPHNAPPFPPPEVAAAALPVERRPRRRSEGSADGRGDGKPCPRGRGDCGPPGGLRARRRAGCAVTAAGRDASWPPRQPGRRSLPMFIYEECVSCHLHERKNSNSTLKRTSPNLCLL; encoded by the exons ATGGCGCCCGAGCGCTACCACAGCAACGTTCTAGAACCGCTGACGCCGCCACGCACGCCGAGCGCGCGCCTGCGCAAAGGCCGCCCGGCGCCGCGCAGCCTCACGGGAACCGTAGTTCGAGAGGCGGCCGGCGGCGCGGCCGTTTCCGCCCCAGCGCCGTCGCGCTTCCGCGGCGGGTGGCGGGCGTCGGCTGTCGGGTGCGAGCGGCGCGGTAGGCTCCGGGCGGCCGGCCGGCCGTCGAGCGGGGACGCTCCTGTCGCCGATGGGCGCGACGTGGCACCTCACAATGCGCCGCCGTTCCCGCCGCCCGAGGTCGCGGCGGCCGCGCTTCCCGTCGAACGGCGTCCGCGGCGGCGCTCGGAGGGCTCGGCCGACGGGCGAGGTGACGGGAAGCCCTGCCCCCGGGGTCGCGGCGACTGCGGTCCCCCGGGCGGCCTTCGGGCGAGGCGACGGGCGGGCTGCGCCGTGACGGCCGCGGGGCGGGACGCGAGCTGGCCTCCCCGGCAGCCCGGGCGCCGCAGCCTTCCG ATGTTTATTTATGAAGAATGTGTCTCCTGCCATTTGCATGAAAGGAAGAACAGCAATAGCACATTGAAAAGAACTAGCCCGAACCTGTGCCTCCTCTAG